One stretch of Glycine soja cultivar W05 chromosome 7, ASM419377v2, whole genome shotgun sequence DNA includes these proteins:
- the LOC114420576 gene encoding uncharacterized protein LOC114420576, translating to MVALFHDMMHKEIEVYVDDMIAESRTEGEQLVNLRKLFERLRKNQLRLNPAKCTFGVKSGKLLGFIVSQKGIEVDPDKVKAILEIPEPLTEKQVNYSLLERTCCALVWAAHHLRQYMLSHTTWLVYKMDPVKPLNDYQHLHSEFPDEDIIVLFEEKVEDNDRDKLIMWFDGASNALGHGVGAALVSPDKQCSPFTTRLGFNCTNNMAEYEACALGIQAAIDFNIKLLKVYGDSALVIHQLWGEWKTRDHKLIPYQAYIKKLAEFFNDVSFHHVPREETQMADALATLASMFQLTSHGNLSYIEFQCHGKPAHCCLIEEEQDDKPWYFNIKRYIEYKEYPQGASDNDKSTLLAKVVSWFPLKRRYPIQTKS from the exons tgAAGTCTACGTGGATGATATGATTGCCGAATCTAGAACCGAGGGGGAACAACTCGTTAACTTGCGAAAGTTGTTTGAACGACTACGTAAGAACCAACTAAgattgaaccccgccaagtgtactttCGGGGTCAAGTCAGGAAAGCTACTCGGCTTCATCGTAAGTCAGAAGGGGATAGAAGTGGATCCCGAcaaggtgaaagccatccttgaaattCCTGAACCGCTCACTGAAAAGCAG GTGAATTACTCTCTGCTAGAAAGGACCTGTTGTGCCTTGGTGTGGGCGGCCCATCatctaaggcagtacatgctaaGCCACACCACCTGGTTGGTGTACAAGATGGACCCAGTCAA GCCTCTCAATGACTACCAGCATTTGCATTCAGAGTTtccggatgaagacatcataGTCTTGTTCGAGGAGAAGGTGGAGGATAATGACAGGGATAAGTTGATCATGTGGTTCGACGGCGCGTCCAACGCCCTAGGCCACGGGGTTGGGGCGGCTTTGGTCTCTCCCGACAAGCAATGCAGCCCCTTCACGACAAGATTGGGTTTCAATTGCACAAATAATATGGCTGAATACGAGGCATGCGCCCTTGGAATCCAAGCGGCAATTGACTTTAACATCAAATTGCTCAAAGTGTACGGAGATTCGGCCTTGGTAATTCACCAGCTGTGGGGAGAATGGAAAACTAGGGATCACAAATTGATACCCTATCAGGCCTACATCAAGAAACTAGCCGAGTTCTTCAATGATGTCTCCTTCCACCACGTTCCCAGAGAGGAAACTCAGATGGCTGATGCGCTTGCCACTCTAGCATCCATGTTTCAGCTAACCTCACATGGAAACTTGTCGTACATCGAGTTCCAATGTCACGGCAAGCCCGCACATTGCTGCTTGATAGAAGAGGAGCAAGACGATAAGCCGTGGTACTTCAACATCAAGCGGTACATAGAGTATAAGGAGTATCCACAGGGGgcttctgacaatgacaagagCACGTTGCTTGCGAAGGTTGTCAGTTGGTTTCCTTTAAAGCGGAGGTATCCTATACAAACAAAATCATGA